In Colletotrichum destructivum chromosome 1, complete sequence, the sequence CTTGCGTGGTCTGGCTGTTATCGACCATGTCGCACAACAGAAAAAACATCTTCAACTAATGCCGTAGTCATTCAATTCATCAAGGACCGTGTTGATCTCCGTCACTGGAGATCAGACTCCGGCAAATTGCCAACCGCCTGCATGCTGATATCTGCAAGGCTCTCCAATTGCTCCGAGGATCCGCATGAGTTCTCCCAGTCTTGGCCACCATTCCAGTCAGCCGTCATGGTTCTGAGCCGATTGTCTCCGTGTCACTATAGAGTCCTGGGGACATACCGGAACCCTCATCCTCCAACTCCTCCACTGTCATGCGTCGCAGCGGGTCAATGACGGCTAAATCACACGTCAGTAGCGGTCCACACAACTATTGGTCCACGACTTACAGCGGTAGAGCTCCTGGAAGTCTTCGTAAGGAACGAGACTCATCCCATTGAGTCCCACCCCGGCCGTGAAGAAGGGTTCGCACAAGGTGATGATGGATAGCAAGGGTTCCGTGGACTGCTTGGCCACTTGGGTGCGTCTCTGCACAAAGTGCTCTCGAAGATATATGAGGCAGTTCATAGCAAGTCTCCGGACCACCGAATtcaaggcggcggccgcctttTCATTACCGTCTTCGACCGCTTCCTGGTTAGCAAACCACTCGGTCAAGAATTCCTCCGCTCCCTGCCGCACCTCTGCGATGTAGTAGCCTAACAGCGAGGGTGCCCACGAGGGAACTTGCTCCATGTACAGGGGATACCGAGCGGCCCTGACCTCCTCTCTTCCGTTCTGTAGGCTGAAATAGGCGCGCGTGAAAAATTCGAGGAAGGCTTTGCCGTCCGCGTTCTGCAGAGTTCTGCACTGAAAGGCAATGTGCCGGAACAGGGCCTGGACGCAGTTTGAATTCCTGCTTTCCTCCGAGAATAGTACAGCGGCTTTGATGTAAGGCGCCATGGAATACTGAACCACTTGGCCTGTAATCATATTCTTAATAGCCAGGAACACCCTGTGGTCCATGTCGTGGTTCAGGTGCATGATCCGCTTGATGATTGACGCCGTGTAGGTTGGCTCCTGATCGAGGTCGATCAACTTCTTGACAAAAGTGCTGCCCGTTCCTTTGCTCCATTCGTGGGCAAATACATTCACTTCGTCGGGCGTCCAGGACATTTTCGGCGCTTGATGTTCCATGTAAATTTCCAACTGCATCTCGTGGCTCTCCACGATGGTGTGaacgtcaaggacatccTCCAAAGAGTCCATGAAGTGGTCGATGAGTTGAATGATCATTTCGTACGAGGTCGAGCGCGTGTTGTTGATCCGGCGGATGATGTTGGCCAACATCCGGGCGTAGTTATTGGGGAGGTCCATGTTGGTGTCAGCGAAGATGATGCGCAGGACCCTGAATAACCAGTCTTCCGACATAAGCACAGCTGTCTCCGACGGACCCATCTGTGCGAAGGCCAGAATGGTTTGGAACACTTCGGGCCACGACCGTATGTTGGCATGGAAGTTGCTCCAAAGTGTGTCAAAAAGCTGAACAACTTGTATCATGATAGGGTCTTCGGCCATGTCTCCATGGGACAAATCCCAGACCTCAGGCTTGGAGTTCTTGATCTGCCGCAGGGCTGTGATGAACAGGCTTCCAACCGAGTACCTGACGCCGCTGTCAGGGTTTCTCTGAACGAGCTGCCGGAACGCTTCGTGCCTCTCTTGGAAGTAATCGAAGAAGTCCACGGCACACTTAGCGCAGTCGCGGATCGCATGCTCGATCTCGTCTCGGAAGAGCTCGAAGAAGGGGAGATCTTTGGTCCTGGAGACAACCTggtcgaggtggccgagaaGCATGCACATCGCACGTTGCTCGATGATGTGCATCTTCGAACAGTTGCCGTTGTTGCGCATCTTGGCGTTCTGATACATGCGGAGCACGAACTGCGAGTGACTTTGGTCGTAGAGACAATGCCGTCGGAGCAGAATGGCATTCTCGCCGTTGATGTGGTCGGCAACCTCGGCAGGAACATCGACCTTCAAGGGAGTTTTTAGCGAGAGACTCTGCAGCTTCTCCTGCTCTGCTCGCAGGACCGAAGACCGTTGGTAGAAGAGCATGTATGCGCTGTATGTCTTGTCGTAAGTGATACCGGCATCCAAGGATCCATCCGTGCCGCCAAAGGTCGACTCTTCCATCTTCGCTGGATCCCACGGCGAGACGACATCGTCGTTGAACTCGAACCATGCCTCGGAGGACGCTGCAGTTGGTCGTTCCCGTATGTACGAGTAGTAGTGGCCAGACTCCGCCGTGCCTGCGTGAACAAGAACACCAACCAACTCGAAGATGTCCTCTTCACCAGAGTCGGAAGGAGACCCGATATGGTCAATGGTGTATGGGCGCATGTCGAGTTTTGTGGGAAAGGAGAAGTGGTCGTTGATCTTGCTTCGCATCAGAGTTCGCAGATTGAAATCGAACCGCTTGAGATGGAAGATCAGGTTGTCCGGGATGTCCTTCAGGCAGGCTCTTTTGACGGCGTCTACGTGTCGGTCGCAGCTCGAACACTTGTACTTGTTGTCTCCTTCCATGATTTCGCCGTCGACGTAGGCCTGGAGACTATCCTGAAGCGTGCTTTTTCCCTTGATGTCGCACTGAATGGCCGAGAACGGCTCAAGTCGCTCGGAGATGTGCTCGCATTCTTTGGAAGCGACTTGCTGCACGAGTTGACCTCCATAGAAGAACCTCAGGGCTTTTCTATCATCTGCCGTCGAGAGCTGTCCTTCCCAGCGATCGAAAAGGAGGTTGTAGAATTCATCCACATCCATCTGGTTGTGAACATCAATGATGGTCTCTTCATACGTCTTGATCGAACCGGCAAGCAAGCTTGGGTCGATGAACTTGCGGGAGCTTTCCTGCATGAACGCAAACAGTTTCCTGGTTTCTCTGAGAAGCGTATGCGTATTTGACTGGCTTGGAACGCGGGCGTTCATCATGAAGTGGCGGAAATCGGTGTTCATGAAGAGCTGAGTGAACAGGGAGTTCAGGTAGCAGGTGTTGGACAGATTGCGAAGTCCCGCATACCCACAAGGAGCTCTTACCGCTGACATTCGGTCAAACTGGGGCTGCAGTTCATAAAGATACGGGTCTTTCTCTCTACGTAAGCTGTTTGCATGAGGGGTGGCAGATTTGGGAGACGAACCAATGTCGAACTCATCAAAAGGCACTAGGCTTTCGAGGTCCTCAAGCATAGCGTGAAACTCGCGGTCTCGGTCTCTGACCAGGTCGAAGATGATTTGGCACAGTGTCGATCTCGTGTTGGTCGACAGGAGACAAGATCGACCTGAACTCGAGCCATGCTGTCCTGGAGGGGGGAACAGATGCTTCCAGAAGAGCTTCTTCCCAAGGTTACTGTCACGATGTCAGCGCTGTGTTACTTTAGTCGACAACTTCCCCTTCTAACTTACGCTGGGAGGTTGTGATCCATCTCCACATAGGACCCTTCGTTCTGGCAGCTTTGGAAGAGCTTCAGTAAGCCCTCGGCCACAGCATCGTCAGACCCAACATGACCCAGTTGCTTGGTTTCGTTAGCAACGGGACTCGGACAGATTGCAGCAGCACTACTCACTTCGGATGAGTCGTGCTCGAGAAGAAGTCTCCCGCAATCGCTTGCCAAAGTAGGGATGTCGACagcgtcggcgtcttcgaaATCCATTTCGCGCAGCAGTGTCAGAGAGAGCTCAAAGACTTGTTTGCATTGTTTCGGAGACTTCGCCGCCCGTGGGATCAGCCGATGCAACATCGGCCAAAGAAAGTCACAAAATGAGACGGTATCCAAAGCAGGCCTGTTGACTGGGTTAGGAATCGGGAAGTTACTGTAGGCCAGAAGGACATACTGATCGCGAGAGATGACCCTCTCCTCTATGAGCTTGACGATGTTTGCACGGATTGCCTCGGAAGGTTCATCCAGGAGCAAAACCCCCATCAACTCCTCGAGATTGGGTAAGGCTTTCAAGGAAGTCCAGAAAGCGTTGTCCACAGATGCGCTGCGAAGGATTGCGGAAAATGTCGATGCGATAAGGGGAATGAGGCTGGTGTGATCTTGCaccgagatcgccgccaagaGGATTTCAACAAGGCGATCTGCAGGTGCTATGGCTGAGAAGCCGGGCAGAATGTCGATACCGTCGAGACCAGGATCTGTGACCGTGTCAGAATTTTCATGATCAAAAGCTTCCCAAATCTTACCTCTGAAAGTCAGGCCATAAACGTTCATCAAGTTGAAACTCAGGCGGTTTCTCAGGGCTTCCGAGGCACACCCCTCAAGAACCTCGCGGTCGGAGATCGCCGCCACAACCAAGGCCCTCACCCGAGCCAGCGCATCGAGGTATGACTCCACCTTGGCGTCACCTGAATCAGAGATTGTCGACTCCGACTCCTTCAGCCGACGTCCGGCTGTGCCGATATACTCCGTCATGGCGTACAGGGCGTACAGCGACTTGAAGGGCTGCCCAGAAGGGAAGATCTGCTGGTACGAGGTTGTTGGCGAGTCGAAGGCAGCTAGCATGTGGACATCGGCGGGTAACTTAATGAGAAAAGAATGGATCTGTGACCACGTCAGCTCTTCAGCTCTTCAGGtttggggaaggggagggcgggAAGTTGAAAATATGCATACTTCTGCGGCAATGATATCTTGCATACTCAAATAGTTCCACAGTTGCTCAAAGTGTCCCAAAATCTCAATCTCCAAGAGGGAGGCGCCTGGCTTGATCCTAGATGCCATGGCTGTGCCAGTGTGCTCCCGTTTGACCAAAAACAGGCCATCATGGATCTTCAGTTCTTCGAGAGAGCGGCAGACATCAACCTCGTTGGGGGCGAAGGGCTGGCCGCGGTAGTAGATCCGGTAGTTGTCGAAGCCAGTTGCTTCACGAATGCTCGCCAAAAGTGAGGCAGCAGTGTTTCGTCTGCCAACCTGGAGGGGCATGATGTCCGTCTGCGTGTTGCCATCGAAAGACTGGAACTTAAGCTCAGCAGACTCGCCTTCAGCTATACCTGGCGAGCCAGGTGTCAGAGCACGGAGGTCGGGGGCAGAAAAGTGAGCCTTGGCCTGGTGAGCCTTTAGAAAATGTCGGAGGACTGCAAGCGACCGCGTAAAAATACGCTCCTGTTCCAGCGTTTGCGTTTCGGTTGCCACAATAATCATgggctcgtcgtcaccgCTCCAGGATCTGTCGTTAAAAGCCTCCAGCCGCTTTGCAGCGTCTTCCATTTGCTTCAAGCAGCGAGAAACGAGTCCCAAGTGAACCTGGCAAGCTCGGTGGTGTGGATACGCCAAGATTGACTCACTATCGACGTAGATGTCGCCCACAAGCGTCTGGATTGCGGCATCCACAAGTGGTATATCCTTGTCTGTCATCGCAGCATCTTCAGCATCAAGAATCATGCGCCAGAGTTGTTCGACTCCACTTTGCGCAAGGCTTTCACCGTCATCCAAGATGATGTCGTTGATATCGTTCACGCGAGGTAGGACCGCGTTCCTAACAAACTCCAAAGCACCTCCGCAGAGGCAGTCACGAGGAAGACTGGGCAGGTACTCGCTGAAGCAGACCGAAAGAAAGGGGTTGCCATGGATCGTCTTGGGGGTAGCGTTGAGGATTTTCCAACCATCGTCCCGATCGTCCTGACAGGCGGCACCATGGCCAACAAGCATGTCCCACAAGCGTGGTCCGAGGTCCGATGTGATAGTGGACGGCTCATAGGCTAGGATGTTGGCAATGAGGTCTCTGCGAGGGTAGTTGACATCTCCGCCAAGAATCTTCCGGATGCCGGTTTGATTCCCTTGATCGATCGCATGCTCAAGCTCATCCACTAGTAACAAGCTCAGGTTGTGATCCGTTGTCAACACGCGCAGCTCTGAGGCCACGGCAGGTCGCAAGGCCACCGACAGACACGACAGGGTCCCCAGCGTCGTGGGCGTTTTTGAGGCTATGTCCTTGATGCAGTCAAGATAGATCTCTCCGCGGACCTGGGGCTCAATGCCACCCCTCATGAACTCTCTTAGCTTGTTCAAGGCGAAGTGATGTACGTCGGGGTGAGCAACAACCGAGTCCGAGACGTATATCGAAGACTCCCGCAGAAGTCGGATACAGATGCTCAATGGCAAGACGCTCTGAGTCTCTCCTGCGAGCTGAACCTTAGTCTGAAGCGCTCTGAGACTGCTCTCGCAAAGGCCTCTCACGGGTGGGGAGAAGTTGTCGATCGCTAAGGTTTGTAATTTTTCGCACAAGTAAAGCAGTTCCTCTTTGTAGAACAGATTGACGATGCCCGTCGTCATGCGAATCAAGGCTTCCGACACACGTGGATCTTGGGTAGTCGTGATTGTCTGCCAGAGCAAGTCTGTTTGCTCGCTGCGGTAGAAGCGTGTGACCACCAAGAAGCCCACGATGTTGCCACTCTCGACGGTAATTTCGGGATGGCAAGTCGGACCCAACACGTAGTCGACCAGCTTGGTCCCGAGAAGGTATTCGGCCACGTAGTTCAAAAATAGCCTGCAatcttcgtcctcgttgtCATTGTACCTTTTCCAGCAAGTGACCAAATCTTGGCACATCGTGGAGGCTGCCATGACACGCAGTTGCATCTGGCTTGACGTAATCAGCTTTCCGAACACGCCCAACCGCCATTCCGACGAGATGGCCTCTGGCGTAAAACGTTGGGGCAGATCGGGATGTGCTTGATGATGTGCTTTGAGCCGTTCTGTAGCCAGCCTGTGGTCACCGCCTAAAGAGGTTTTAAGGATTTCCGAGAGGGAGGTGACCAGACTCTGGGCCGTTTCGTTCGAGAGTTGCGTAACCTTGTTCTCGATCGTCTTGTGTAGTGCAGCGGAGACCAGGTTGTATAATATATGACCATCTGCCAAACGTACTTTCGCTGTTTCCACGCTCTGAGGGGAAGCATCATGGTGGACACTTTGAATGGCCTTCTGAATGATGAGGGCCGCGACATTGCATATCGGTGAAAGTACGTCCATCAGATGTTGGTACCTCGAAGCGTTACTCA encodes:
- a CDS encoding Putative ubiquitin specific protease, papain-like cysteine peptidase superfamily; this encodes MDQPTGSSEAERAVSSEPSSTRPNPFTEGDDSSRKRRRTSMSGGSRSLSVETTKSDIGISSSPNAHHTDDAITQDSAMKIDTGPSTPQTPEPQSNAREPPTEPSSSRVTINLRNTAQPGPLSPSPVSPTPQTLPDRPTKPSDGVKNSVEDLDEVDMAQAPIEITDTPPSSSSSPKSPEVEVVVVPDDQDGPFDDDEVSIIREDAASFDPTSEFPYHDVHESLSETVAKLINYLSSQAPPEEAVLDSLRSWTIQYTKYVSIVGMRVAHESQMAYHTFWHMFPEVAWVLSNKKQPFSPESRHIVADFFIAYSRMAAYFVESDFLTAQAFQASLDDERRQPEFLLSRFLQPLTSFARREHNRIQNGQLHDEEMLGTEMVNAFQVGIGSIKGLIKLAQMHLSNASRYQHLMDVLSPICNVAALIIQKAIQSVHHDASPQSVETAKVRLADGHILYNLVSAALHKTIENKVTQLSNETAQSLVTSLSEILKTSLGGDHRLATERLKAHHQAHPDLPQRFTPEAISSEWRLGVFGKLITSSQMQLRVMAASTMCQDLVTCWKRYNDNEDEDCRLFLNYVAEYLLGTKLVDYVLGPTCHPEITVESGNIVGFLVVTRFYRSEQTDLLWQTITTTQDPRVSEALIRMTTGIVNLFYKEELLYLCEKLQTLAIDNFSPPVRGLCESSLRALQTKVQLAGETQSVLPLSICIRLLRESSIYVSDSVVAHPDVHHFALNKLREFMRGGIEPQVRGEIYLDCIKDIASKTPTTLGTLSCLSVALRPAVASELRVLTTDHNLSLLLVDELEHAIDQGNQTGIRKILGGDVNYPRRDLIANILAYEPSTITSDLGPRLWDMLVGHGAACQDDRDDGWKILNATPKTIHGNPFLSVCFSEYLPSLPRDCLCGGALEFVRNAVLPRVNDINDIILDDGESLAQSGVEQLWRMILDAEDAAMTDKDIPLVDAAIQTLVGDIYVDSESILAYPHHRACQVHLGLVSRCLKQMEDAAKRLEAFNDRSWSGDDEPMIIVATETQTLEQERIFTRSLAVLRHFLKAHQAKAHFSAPDLRALTPGSPGIAEGESAELKFQSFDGNTQTDIMPLQVGRRNTAASLLASIREATGFDNYRIYYRGQPFAPNEVDVCRSLEELKIHDGLFLVKREHTGTAMASRIKPGASLLEIEILGHFEQLWNYLSMQDIIAAEIHSFLIKLPADVHMLAAFDSPTTSYQQIFPSGQPFKSLYALYAMTEYIGTAGRRLKESESTISDSGDAKVESYLDALARVRALVVAAISDREVLEGCASEALRNRLSFNLMNVYGLTFRDPGLDGIDILPGFSAIAPADRLVEILLAAISVQDHTSLIPLIASTFSAILRSASVDNAFWTSLKALPNLEELMGVLLLDEPSEAIRANIVKLIEERVISRDQPALDTVSFCDFLWPMLHRLIPRAAKSPKQCKQVFELSLTLLREMDFEDADAVDIPTLASDCGRLLLEHDSSEQLGHVGSDDAVAEGLLKLFQSCQNEGSYVEMDHNLPANLGKKLFWKHLFPPPGQHGSSSGRSCLLSTNTRSTLCQIIFDLVRDRDREFHAMLEDLESLVPFDEFDIDPYLYELQPQFDRMSAVRAPCGYAGLRNLSNTCYLNSLFTQLFMNTDFRHFMMNARVPSQSNTHTLLRETRKLFAFMQESSRKFIDPSLLAGSIKTYEETIIDVHNQMDVDEFYNLLFDRWEGQLSTADDRKALRFFYGGQLVQQVASKECEHISERLEPFSAIQCDIKGKSTLQDSLQAYVDGEIMEGDNKYKCSSCDRHVDAVKRACLKDIPDNLIFHLKRFDFNLRTLMRSKINDHFSFPTKLDMRPYTIDHIGSPSDSGEEDIFELVGVLVHAGTAESGHYYSYIRERPTAASSEAWFEFNDDVVSPWDPAKMEESTFGGTDGSLDAGITYDKTYSAYMLFYQRSSVLRAEQEKLQSLSLKTPLKVDVPAEVADHINGENAILLRRHCLYDQSHSQFVLRMYQNAKMRNNGNCSKMHIIEQRAMCMLLGHLDQVVSRTKDLPFFELFRDEIEHAIRDCAKCAVDFFDYFQERHEAFRQLVQRNPDSGVRYSVGSLFITALRQIKNSKPEVWDLSHGDMAEDPIMIQVVQLFDTLWSNFHANIRSWPEVFQTILAFAQMGPSETAVLMSEDWLFRVLRIIFADTNMDLPNNYARMLANIIRRINNTRSTSYEMIIQLIDHFMDSLEDVLDVHTIVESHEMQLEIYMEHQAPKMSWTPDEVNVFAHEWSKGTGSTFVKKLIDLDQEPTYTASIIKRIMHLNHDMDHRVFLAIKNMITGQVVQYSMAPYIKAAVLFSEESRNSNCVQALFRHIAFQCRTLQNADGKAFLEFFTRAYFSLQNGREEVRAARYPLYMEQVPSWAPSLLGYYIAEVRQGAEEFLTEWFANQEAVEDGNEKAAAALNSVVRRLAMNCLIYLREHFVQRRTQVAKQSTEPLLSIITLCEPFFTAGVGLNGMSLVPYEDFQELYRSVIDPLRRMTVEELEDEGSDWENSCGSSEQLESLADISMQAVGNLPESDLQ